The following proteins are co-located in the Dehalococcoides mccartyi 195 genome:
- a CDS encoding haloacid dehalogenase, which yields MTSISLKMEQISDSIRENFKTRDAAREKSLPVSREAIRYCSLAIRAVHRQELAQAREMLVSAKALIKEAGQAIDACGELSNTAFFLDAQKEYAEANTVLALVDGKDMPSPQELEVDNAAYLNGIGEAAGELRRYILDGLRKGEDTRGEELLQAMDDIYEVLVTMDFPDAITGGLRRTTDMVRGVLERTRSDLTLYIQQKGLEQKLEDFQSKLTRKGE from the coding sequence TTGACTAGTATCAGTCTCAAAATGGAACAGATATCTGACAGCATACGGGAAAATTTTAAAACCCGTGATGCCGCCCGTGAAAAATCCCTGCCTGTCAGCCGGGAAGCTATCCGCTACTGCAGTCTGGCTATCAGGGCGGTTCACCGCCAGGAACTGGCACAGGCAAGAGAAATGCTGGTTTCGGCCAAAGCCCTTATTAAGGAGGCCGGGCAGGCTATAGACGCATGCGGGGAATTGTCCAACACCGCGTTTTTCCTTGATGCCCAGAAAGAGTACGCCGAAGCCAATACAGTACTGGCTCTGGTGGACGGTAAGGATATGCCCTCGCCACAGGAACTGGAAGTGGATAATGCCGCCTATTTAAACGGTATTGGCGAAGCGGCAGGTGAACTTAGGCGTTACATACTGGATGGCCTGAGAAAGGGCGAAGATACCCGCGGCGAAGAGCTGCTTCAGGCTATGGATGATATCTACGAAGTACTGGTTACCATGGATTTCCCGGATGCCATTACCGGCGGGCTTCGCCGGACTACAGACATGGTTCGGGGTGTGCTGGAACGCACCCGAAGTGATTTAACGTTATATATACAGCAAAAGGGGCTTGAGCAAAAGCTGGAAGATTTCCAGTCAAAATTGACCCGGAAAGGGGAGTAA
- a CDS encoding sodium-translocating pyrophosphatase, translating to MSIWIALVVGLAGLVVAGLLARFVLRQDEGISKVREIASAIREGAMAFITREYTVMAIFVAAVTIILALLPSLGWPVSVSFLFGALCSGLAGFIGMSIAVRANARTTTAASHSLNQGLKFSFRAGSVMGMSVVGIGIIGLSIMYFAFGSNADFLQILPGYGFGASSVAIFARVGGGIFTKAADTGADIVGKVEKGIPEDDPRNAAVVADFVGDNVGDVAGMGADLFESYVDSIIATMALATVGAFSMKLGYSLVPSEEAAFFLPMLVAAGGILASVIGIFLVRTGEKLQMKALLAALRKGTLAAAFLSAVFSFLAVWYLQADLGLFVAILAGLAAGVFIGESTNYFTSYVYKPTLGIAASCQTGAATNIISGFSVGLLSVVPPIILVVAAIVIAYTFGDVYGVALAGVGMLATLGIQDATDAYGPVADNAGGIAEMAGLPKEVRERTDALDSLGNTTAAIGKGFAIGSAGLTSLALLLSYTQAVGITASQVSLLDVKVLAGLLLGVMMPAVFCSLTLKAVGVTSFSIVNEVRRQFKEIAGIMDGTAKPEYGKCVDICTRDSIKQMILPGIITVVSPVIVGWLLGSVAVVGFLAGIILCGFVLAVTFANAGGAWDNAKKWVETGAYGGKGSDAHKAAVVGDTVGDPMKDTAGPSLNIMIKLVAIIALVMAPILANFSGII from the coding sequence GTGTCTATCTGGATTGCATTGGTTGTCGGTTTAGCGGGTCTGGTTGTTGCCGGGCTGCTGGCCAGGTTTGTCCTCCGGCAAGATGAGGGCATATCTAAAGTGAGGGAAATTGCCTCGGCCATCAGGGAAGGTGCCATGGCTTTTATCACCCGTGAATACACGGTTATGGCCATCTTCGTAGCGGCAGTGACTATCATACTGGCGTTGTTGCCTTCGCTGGGTTGGCCGGTATCGGTCTCGTTCCTGTTTGGGGCCTTATGCTCCGGGCTTGCGGGTTTTATTGGCATGAGTATAGCCGTCAGGGCTAATGCGCGTACTACTACTGCCGCCAGTCACAGCCTTAATCAAGGCCTGAAATTTTCTTTCAGGGCTGGTTCGGTTATGGGTATGAGTGTGGTTGGTATCGGTATTATCGGCCTTTCAATAATGTACTTTGCCTTTGGCAGTAACGCAGATTTCCTGCAGATTCTGCCCGGATATGGTTTCGGGGCTTCCTCTGTGGCTATCTTTGCCAGAGTGGGCGGCGGTATTTTTACCAAAGCGGCTGATACCGGGGCGGATATTGTCGGCAAAGTGGAAAAAGGTATCCCCGAAGATGACCCCCGCAATGCGGCGGTAGTGGCAGACTTTGTGGGTGATAACGTGGGTGATGTGGCCGGGATGGGGGCTGACCTTTTTGAATCTTATGTAGATTCCATTATAGCTACCATGGCTCTGGCTACTGTCGGCGCTTTCTCAATGAAACTGGGGTATTCGCTTGTCCCGTCTGAGGAAGCGGCTTTCTTCCTGCCCATGCTGGTTGCAGCCGGGGGTATACTGGCCTCGGTTATCGGTATCTTTTTGGTACGTACCGGGGAAAAACTCCAGATGAAGGCCTTGCTGGCAGCTTTACGCAAGGGTACTCTGGCAGCCGCCTTTTTATCGGCGGTATTCTCTTTCCTGGCTGTCTGGTATCTTCAGGCAGATTTGGGTCTCTTTGTTGCCATTCTGGCCGGGCTGGCGGCGGGTGTATTTATCGGTGAAAGCACCAACTATTTTACTTCATATGTCTATAAACCCACTCTGGGTATAGCGGCATCCTGCCAGACGGGTGCGGCCACCAATATTATTTCCGGTTTTTCGGTGGGGCTGTTGAGTGTAGTCCCTCCGATAATTCTGGTAGTCGCCGCTATTGTCATTGCTTATACTTTCGGTGATGTTTACGGTGTGGCTCTGGCCGGTGTGGGTATGCTGGCTACCCTGGGTATTCAGGACGCTACCGATGCGTACGGCCCGGTAGCTGACAATGCCGGCGGTATAGCTGAAATGGCGGGTTTGCCCAAGGAAGTACGCGAACGGACGGATGCGCTTGATTCTCTGGGCAATACCACTGCCGCCATAGGCAAAGGGTTTGCCATAGGTTCTGCCGGGCTTACTTCACTGGCTCTTTTGCTTTCTTACACCCAGGCGGTTGGTATAACTGCTTCGCAGGTAAGCCTGCTGGATGTCAAGGTGCTGGCCGGGCTTTTGCTGGGTGTTATGATGCCGGCTGTTTTCTGTTCACTTACTTTAAAAGCAGTGGGTGTGACCAGTTTTTCCATTGTGAACGAAGTGCGGCGTCAGTTTAAAGAGATTGCCGGTATTATGGACGGCACTGCCAAACCCGAATACGGCAAATGTGTAGATATCTGCACCCGTGACTCCATTAAGCAGATGATTTTGCCCGGTATTATCACGGTAGTTTCACCGGTAATAGTCGGCTGGCTGCTTGGTTCGGTAGCCGTAGTGGGTTTTCTGGCCGGTATCATACTGTGCGGGTTTGTACTGGCAGTCACTTTTGCCAATGCCGGCGGTGCCTGGGACAATGCCAAGAAATGGGTTGAAACCGGGGCTTACGGCGGTAAAGGTTCGGATGCCCATAAAGCGGCAGTGGTGGGTGATACGGTGGGCGACCCCATGAAGGATACCGCCGGACCGTCACTTAATATTATGATTAAGCTGGTTGCCATTATTGCCTTGGTTATGGCACCTATACTGGCTAATTTTAGCGGTATAATTTAA
- a CDS encoding thiamine phosphate synthase, with product MDNLDKLWRIVDVNQNRLSEGLRILEEIARLYLEDETLTSRLKNLRHSLTLQDITSNSRLLFSRQADTDIGAQLETADQSKPETLFSVVSANAKRAEQSLRVLEEFAGLSETGLDAALYSRGRFELYTLEKDLAARLLRKHRRDMITGLYVAIDADYLAGRDIPAVTREALEGGCRLIQLRAKTASTRKFLALAVNLKEICLEYGALFIVNDRLDIALACGADGLHLGQTDMPLSQARRFLPPDSIIGISADTPEQAVSAQNEGADYVAAGAVFPTQTKPDVLFGGLSGLKAIHQVVKIPLVAIGGINKSNFYEAMQAGADSLCLISAVLGAPDIKKATSEFITLMEAAKID from the coding sequence GTGGATAATCTTGATAAACTGTGGCGGATAGTTGATGTCAACCAGAACCGCTTAAGCGAAGGTTTACGGATACTGGAAGAGATTGCCCGTTTGTACCTTGAAGATGAAACGCTGACTTCGCGTTTAAAAAACCTGCGTCACTCACTTACTTTACAGGATATCACCTCTAATTCCCGCCTTTTATTTTCCCGCCAGGCGGATACGGATATCGGCGCTCAGTTAGAAACAGCTGACCAGTCCAAACCGGAAACCTTATTTTCGGTTGTAAGTGCCAATGCCAAGCGGGCAGAACAATCCCTGCGTGTTTTAGAAGAGTTTGCCGGTTTATCTGAGACGGGTCTTGATGCCGCTCTCTACAGCCGCGGGCGTTTTGAACTTTATACCCTTGAAAAAGACCTGGCGGCCAGGCTTTTGCGTAAACACCGCCGGGATATGATAACGGGGTTGTATGTGGCTATAGATGCAGATTATCTGGCCGGGCGGGATATACCTGCAGTTACCAGAGAAGCCCTTGAAGGCGGTTGCCGCCTTATCCAGCTTAGGGCTAAAACGGCCTCTACCCGAAAGTTTCTGGCACTGGCCGTAAACTTGAAGGAAATTTGCCTTGAATACGGTGCGCTTTTTATTGTAAATGACCGCCTGGATATTGCCCTAGCCTGCGGTGCGGACGGGCTTCATCTGGGGCAGACAGATATGCCGCTTTCGCAAGCCCGCCGCTTTCTGCCGCCGGATAGCATTATAGGTATTTCTGCAGATACGCCCGAACAGGCTGTTTCAGCTCAAAACGAAGGGGCGGACTATGTGGCGGCCGGGGCGGTTTTTCCCACCCAAACTAAACCAGATGTCCTTTTCGGCGGTCTTTCAGGTTTAAAGGCCATTCACCAGGTGGTAAAAATACCTCTGGTGGCTATTGGCGGCATAAACAAGTCAAATTTTTATGAAGCCATGCAGGCAGGTGCGGACAGCCTCTGTCTGATAAGTGCGGTCTTAGGTGCGCCTGATATTAAAAAGGCTACTTCAGAATTTATAACCCTTATGGAGGCAGCAAAAATTGACTAG
- the mnmA gene encoding tRNA 2-thiouridine(34) synthase MnmA: protein MNDTSELIMVAMSGGVDSSVAAMLLLEQGYDVAGVSLQLKSNNEPYGNGYNLKLINRAREVAAALGIPHYVVDLSDIFSQRVIADFCQQYSQGRTPNPCIRCNYYVKIGALLEKIPDFNAGYLATGHYARVLSDENGTHLLKGADEKKDQSYFLYTLPPESLSRLIFPLGKRYKKDIIRLADKMKLPVSQKESQDVCFIPDGDYKSFLATRMGFTPGKILDKTGKILGEHQGLPLYTIGQRQGLGLASNEKLFVSDMNPEANTIMVASHDQLYTSRILLSNFIWRESRIPLDTPGMIVKVRYKAAPAEVKKISQTGDFYLLELASPVWAATPGQAAVIYLGDMVLGGGIIEHGGDVA from the coding sequence ATGAATGACACTTCCGAATTAATAATGGTAGCTATGAGCGGCGGGGTGGATTCCTCGGTTGCGGCCATGCTCCTTCTGGAGCAGGGATACGATGTAGCCGGGGTCAGCCTGCAGCTCAAGTCCAATAATGAACCTTACGGCAACGGCTATAACCTTAAACTTATTAACCGGGCGCGTGAAGTGGCGGCTGCTCTGGGTATCCCCCATTATGTGGTTGATTTGAGTGATATTTTTTCCCAAAGGGTTATTGCAGATTTCTGCCAGCAGTATTCGCAGGGGCGTACTCCGAACCCCTGTATCCGCTGTAATTATTATGTAAAGATAGGCGCTTTACTTGAAAAAATACCTGATTTCAATGCCGGTTATTTAGCTACCGGGCATTATGCCCGTGTCCTTTCAGATGAAAACGGCACTCACCTTCTAAAAGGGGCAGATGAGAAAAAAGACCAGTCATATTTTTTATATACCCTGCCGCCCGAATCACTGTCCCGTCTTATATTCCCTCTGGGCAAAAGGTACAAAAAGGATATTATCCGCTTAGCGGATAAGATGAAACTGCCCGTTTCCCAAAAGGAGAGCCAGGACGTGTGCTTTATACCTGACGGTGATTACAAATCTTTTCTGGCTACCCGTATGGGATTTACCCCCGGCAAAATTCTGGATAAAACCGGCAAAATACTGGGCGAACATCAGGGACTACCTCTTTATACCATAGGTCAAAGGCAGGGACTGGGCTTGGCTTCAAATGAAAAGCTCTTTGTATCTGATATGAATCCGGAGGCCAATACCATTATGGTTGCCAGCCATGATCAGCTTTACACCAGCCGCATATTGCTGAGCAACTTCATCTGGCGGGAAAGCAGGATTCCGCTGGATACCCCCGGTATGATAGTCAAAGTCCGCTACAAAGCCGCCCCGGCCGAGGTAAAAAAGATATCCCAAACAGGTGATTTTTATTTGCTTGAACTGGCAAGCCCCGTTTGGGCAGCCACCCCCGGTCAGGCAGCCGTTATTTATCTGGGTGATATGGTACTTGGCGGGGGTATTATTGAACACGGCGGGGACGTCGCCTGA
- a CDS encoding ribonuclease HII, giving the protein MPAAICPGWAEEKHLWKQGFSSIAGLDEAGRGCLAGPVVAGAVIMPPRLKGDWVAMVRDSKVLTPEKREYLYCHIVSMAISFGVGVVDNTQIDCLGIAPATRLAMKQAVEHLDCRPDFLLVDYLKLPDIPLPQKGIVDGDALCFSIACASIIAKVSRDRLMCELEATYPGYHLAKHKGYGTALHMECISQKGISPIHRRTFAPLKSMFDVI; this is encoded by the coding sequence ATGCCTGCCGCGATCTGCCCCGGCTGGGCTGAGGAAAAGCATCTCTGGAAGCAGGGTTTTTCCTCAATTGCCGGTTTAGACGAAGCCGGCAGGGGGTGTCTGGCCGGACCGGTGGTAGCCGGAGCGGTCATCATGCCGCCCCGGTTAAAGGGCGACTGGGTGGCTATGGTGCGGGACAGCAAGGTGCTTACCCCCGAAAAACGCGAATACCTTTACTGCCATATTGTTTCCATGGCAATAAGTTTCGGGGTGGGTGTAGTGGATAATACCCAGATTGATTGCCTGGGGATTGCCCCTGCTACCAGGCTTGCCATGAAGCAGGCGGTGGAACATTTGGATTGTCGGCCTGATTTTTTGCTGGTGGATTACCTGAAACTGCCGGATATTCCCCTGCCCCAAAAGGGCATTGTGGATGGTGATGCCCTTTGCTTCAGTATTGCCTGTGCTTCCATTATTGCCAAGGTCAGCCGTGACCGGCTGATGTGCGAACTTGAGGCTACCTATCCCGGATACCACCTTGCCAAGCACAAGGGGTATGGCACGGCGCTTCATATGGAGTGCATTTCCCAAAAAGGTATCTCCCCCATCCACCGCCGCACTTTTGCCCCTTTAAAGAGTATGTTTGATGTCATATAA
- the tmk gene encoding dTMP kinase has translation MSLFITFEGGEGCGKSTQSKALYRYLKKLGLGCVLTHEPGGTRSGDKITRLLKWSEEENISPLAELFLFNASRSILIDNVIKPALLDGNIVICDRYTDSTLAYQGYGRGLELDTVKCINSLASGGLVPDLTIWLDMDDKAALLRKGKLPPDRFESENNGFHQRVRDGFGVIAAAEPNRFLKLDASLSQSELTKCIKQRVNALLKLPQ, from the coding sequence ATGTCTTTGTTTATAACATTTGAGGGCGGCGAAGGCTGCGGCAAAAGCACCCAGTCCAAGGCATTGTACAGGTATCTGAAAAAACTGGGGCTGGGGTGTGTGCTTACTCACGAACCCGGCGGTACCCGCTCAGGTGATAAAATAACCCGTTTGTTGAAGTGGTCTGAAGAAGAAAATATTTCCCCTCTTGCGGAGTTGTTTCTTTTCAACGCCTCGCGTTCTATCCTTATAGACAATGTGATTAAACCGGCCTTGCTGGATGGCAATATAGTTATATGTGACCGGTATACAGATTCCACCTTGGCATACCAGGGGTACGGGCGGGGGCTTGAGCTGGATACGGTAAAATGTATAAACAGCCTGGCAAGCGGCGGTCTGGTACCTGACTTAACCATCTGGCTGGATATGGATGACAAAGCCGCCCTCCTCCGCAAAGGAAAGTTGCCGCCTGACCGCTTTGAAAGTGAAAATAATGGCTTCCACCAAAGGGTTCGTGACGGTTTCGGGGTTATTGCCGCTGCCGAACCAAACAGGTTTCTGAAGCTGGATGCTTCACTCTCCCAGTCAGAGCTTACCAAATGTATTAAGCAAAGGGTTAACGCTCTTTTGAAGCTGCCGCAATGA
- a CDS encoding YraN family protein, protein MSYKRKETGKLGEELAAEYLKGMGYRIIQTNCRLPEGEIDIVGQDGECLAFIEVRTKRRLEYGLPAESITLRKKAHLIASAESYMQKYHLEHLPCRIDFVSVDLSQPEPKLELIKNALGEE, encoded by the coding sequence ATGTCATATAAGCGTAAAGAAACAGGTAAGCTGGGTGAGGAACTGGCAGCAGAGTACCTGAAGGGTATGGGATACCGCATTATCCAGACCAACTGCCGTTTGCCTGAGGGTGAAATTGATATAGTGGGGCAGGACGGTGAGTGTCTGGCATTTATTGAGGTGCGCACCAAACGCCGCTTGGAATACGGTTTGCCTGCCGAATCTATTACCCTGCGTAAAAAAGCCCATCTTATTGCCAGTGCCGAAAGCTATATGCAAAAATACCATCTGGAACACCTGCCCTGCCGGATAGACTTCGTTTCAGTAGACCTTAGCCAGCCTGAACCTAAACTGGAACTTATTAAAAACGCACTGGGTGAAGAATAA